Proteins encoded in a region of the Haloarcula sp. CBA1129 genome:
- a CDS encoding conditioned medium-induced protein 4: MDEKTEELRDIFMDVSDEEAVTESQEASRGSLADTDEAGVPDRLGDVIARMRERYEFQTELADEALVTVVRLFYEGSDDATIAADIGVDASAVVEARLDLHLLRDEDTEASFDLAEFRRRVADDAPSVAELAAEFDIDESCAAHYRRVVAAQDATRRVSHRFQSEFEDVLTDAGLSTQHAATLREDGLDEATEDIDSLDSGADVSM; encoded by the coding sequence ATGGACGAGAAGACCGAAGAACTCCGTGACATCTTCATGGATGTCTCCGACGAGGAGGCTGTGACGGAGTCTCAGGAGGCGTCGAGAGGGTCCCTCGCCGATACTGACGAGGCCGGTGTCCCGGACCGACTCGGTGATGTCATCGCGCGGATGCGCGAGCGGTACGAGTTCCAAACTGAACTCGCCGACGAGGCCCTTGTGACAGTAGTCCGACTGTTCTACGAGGGGAGCGATGACGCGACCATCGCGGCCGACATCGGCGTAGACGCATCCGCCGTGGTCGAGGCGCGACTGGACCTGCATCTCCTCCGCGACGAGGACACAGAGGCATCGTTTGATCTGGCCGAGTTCCGCCGTCGCGTCGCCGACGATGCCCCGTCTGTCGCCGAGCTCGCGGCCGAGTTCGACATCGACGAGTCCTGTGCCGCCCACTACCGCCGCGTCGTCGCCGCACAGGACGCCACGCGCCGCGTCTCCCACCGCTTCCAGAGCGAGTTCGAGGACGTGCTCACCGACGCCGGACTGTCGACACAGCACGCCGCCACCCTCCGCGAGGACGGCCTCGACGAAGCCACCGAGGACATCGATTCGCTGGACTCCGGCGCTGACGTGTCGATGTGA